From a single Candidatus Limnocylindrales bacterium genomic region:
- a CDS encoding proline dehydrogenase family protein has translation MMSGLSRKFLHYLAGNETVRQIITSYGMTPQSGFARRFIAGETLEEALQVVRDLNQKGFLATLDALGENVTQEVEARQAAMRYIQILEKIDEVKVNSNISLKLTQMGLDIDWKLCWDNLTAILDKARAYQNFVRIDMESSAYTQRTLDMYRLLREKGYTNVGVVIQAYLYRSEKDIKDLIALKARVRLCKGAYSEPGHIAFQDKREVDKNYVHLMKMLLTEGNYPAIATHDEAIIQIAKEFTKANRISPDRFEFQMLYGIRRDLQEKLIKEGYNLRIYIPFGKEWFPYFMRRLGERPANVQFLVTNILREFVGAK, from the coding sequence AAAGTTTTTACATTACCTGGCCGGTAATGAAACAGTCCGTCAGATAATTACCAGCTATGGGATGACTCCGCAGTCTGGATTTGCCCGACGTTTTATTGCAGGAGAAACTCTGGAAGAAGCCCTCCAGGTGGTACGGGATCTGAACCAAAAGGGATTCCTGGCAACATTAGATGCTCTGGGAGAAAATGTTACACAGGAAGTCGAAGCCAGACAGGCGGCCATGCGTTATATCCAGATTCTGGAAAAAATTGACGAGGTGAAAGTCAACTCCAATATCTCTCTGAAGTTAACTCAGATGGGATTAGATATTGATTGGAAGTTATGTTGGGATAATTTAACGGCTATTCTGGATAAGGCCCGGGCTTATCAAAACTTTGTAAGGATCGATATGGAAAGTTCTGCCTATACCCAACGCACCTTGGATATGTACCGATTGCTCAGAGAGAAAGGGTATACCAACGTAGGAGTTGTTATTCAGGCCTATCTGTACCGAAGTGAAAAAGATATTAAAGATCTCATTGCCCTAAAAGCCAGGGTCCGACTCTGTAAAGGAGCTTATAGCGAGCCGGGTCATATTGCTTTTCAAGATAAGCGGGAGGTAGACAAGAACTACGTGCACTTAATGAAGATGCTCTTAACTGAGGGAAATTATCCGGCCATTGCAACCCACGATGAAGCCATTATTCAGATAGCCAAAGAATTTACAAAGGCGAATCGAATTTCTCCTGACCGATTTGAATTTCAGATGCTTTACGGAATTCGGCGTGATCTCCAAGAAAAACTGATAAAAGAAGGGTATAATCTTCGTATTTACATTCCCTTCGGCAAAGAATGGTTTCCCTATTTCATGAGAAGACTGGGTGAAAGACCTGCCAATGTGCAATTCCTGGTCACCAATATCTTGAGGGAGTTTGTGGGAGCCAAGTAA